In the genome of Aequorivita sp. H23M31, the window TACAATTACTTAACCTCGATGCGCAAAAGATTGTATATGTAAGCTGTAATAGCGCTACCCAAGCTCGCGATCTGGCTCTTTTAGATTCAAAATACAAAGTGACGCGCGTACAACCTGTTGATATGTTTCCGCAGACGCACCACGTTGAAAATGTTGTACTTTTGGAAAAACGTTGATTTATACAACCGCCTAAATGATTAAAAGAATAATTTTTCTTCTGTTGCCCATTCTGCTTTTTAATGGCTGTACTCGGGATGATATCTGTCCTGAAGGAACGGCGACCACTCCCAAATTAGTTTTGGTTTTTAAAAACGATGTCCTTCGCGAAAATAGAAAAGAGGTAAAGGGCCTTAGCGTTGAAACCGATTATGAGAATTCGATTTTGGTTTTGGCAACAACAACTACAGATTCTATTGCTATTCCATTGAGCACAACTTCCGATACCACGAAGTACCGATTTATACGCACCCTGGGAACTGGAAATCTAACTGAAATAAATATAGATAGGGTCATGTTTATTTACAATAGAAAGGACTTGTATGTTACCCGAGCTTGTGGATTTAAAACGGAATTCTACAATTTGCAGGCAATCCTCGAAGATGAAGGAAGCGAAAATTGGATAAAAAATATTACAAAAAACAGAGACACCATTAATGATGAGAATAAAGCACATTTTACTTTTTATCATTAGTATTCTGTTCAGCGTCCATTCTTTGGCGCAGAACAATGATGAAAAAACCAACGACACCCTTCCCCGCATTGAAAAATATGGGCTTAGGGTGGGTGTAGATTTGGCCAAACCCTTACGCTCCCTTATAGAAAATGGATATTCGGGTTTTGAGATAGTTGGGGATTTCCGCGTAACCAAAAGATTTTATGCTGCCCTGGAATTGGGAAATGAAAAAAAGGATTGGATCGAACCTTATGTTTCTTCAAGAACGAGCGGAAGTTATGCGAAATTGGGATTTGATTACAATGCCTACGAAAATTGGCTGGGGATGAGAAACGCCATCAACCTCGGTATGCGTTATGGATTTTCTAATTTTAATGAGACGCTTTTAAGTTATCGGGTTTATACCGATACTCCTGCTTTTCCGGCTGAAGTAGTAACAATCCCTATAGAATACGATAATCTATCAGCACATTGGGCTGAATTTATCTTCAGCATCAAGACAGAAATTGTCACAAATTTGTATCTATCCCTAAATTTACAGCTAAAACTGAAGCTAGCAGAAACCTCCCCCGATAATTTCGCTAACCTCTATATTCCCGGATTTAACCGGACGTATGATTATAGTGATTTCGGAGTGGGTTATGGTTATACCATTTCGTATTTGGTTCCTATTTTTAAGAAAAAGAAAAACTAATGATAATTGTATAACGAATAACGATGACTTAATAATCTCGCGGAAAAATTAAGCTT includes:
- a CDS encoding DUF6452 family protein, whose amino-acid sequence is MIKRIIFLLLPILLFNGCTRDDICPEGTATTPKLVLVFKNDVLRENRKEVKGLSVETDYENSILVLATTTTDSIAIPLSTTSDTTKYRFIRTLGTGNLTEINIDRVMFIYNRKDLYVTRACGFKTEFYNLQAILEDEGSENWIKNITKNRDTINDENKAHFTFYH
- a CDS encoding DUF6048 family protein yields the protein MMRIKHILLFIISILFSVHSLAQNNDEKTNDTLPRIEKYGLRVGVDLAKPLRSLIENGYSGFEIVGDFRVTKRFYAALELGNEKKDWIEPYVSSRTSGSYAKLGFDYNAYENWLGMRNAINLGMRYGFSNFNETLLSYRVYTDTPAFPAEVVTIPIEYDNLSAHWAEFIFSIKTEIVTNLYLSLNLQLKLKLAETSPDNFANLYIPGFNRTYDYSDFGVGYGYTISYLVPIFKKKKN